In Melanotaenia boesemani isolate fMelBoe1 chromosome 7, fMelBoe1.pri, whole genome shotgun sequence, a single window of DNA contains:
- the nkx1.2lb gene encoding NK1 transcription factor related 2-like,b: protein MNRDRAVSGPGSDGVQAVINRDRTVAGPVADVIQPVVSRDRAPNTGDGVHILVSPENGDVLEGGAGEKRLFSGGVPGGRDAQAVENHADHPPTNPVLVPPQQGPNGHRTTSFSVLDILDPNKFTSSRRHAGHRGERELSGFEAENRRGGTEPSKGCYGAEEYQNKDGFVYRGPDEDEYHRSATPDSDAPDGPYSSEESSSALPANGDRELGQHSHSDPSRDTKSPSGGPPGQITSSQTNGGQGAKPKRKRSGSDSKSGKPRRARTAFTYEQLVALENKFKSTRYLSVCERLNLALSLSLTETQVKIWFQNRRTKWKKQNPGADTSAPTGAGGAGGAGGAGAGGGLGGLSPLSPSPPVSGHLAMHASYTGHHHPPAGSLVQLPFLTASHVLSPFMLGTQSYAAPAFYSTHL from the exons ATGAACCGGGACAGAGCGGTATCAGGGCCCGGATCGGACGGAGTCCAGGCCGTGATAAACCGGGACAGAACCGTAGCGGGGCCCGTGGCGGACGTGATCCAGCCAGTTGTTAGCCGGGACAGAGCACCAAACACCGGGGACGGGGTTCACATTCTGGTGAGTCCCGAAAACGGAGACGTGCTGGAGGGAGGAGCAGGCGAGAAGCGGCTCTTCTCCGGCGGGGTGCCCGGAGGAAGAGACGCTCAGGCCGTGGAGAACCACGCGGACCATCCGCCGACCAACCCGGTGTTAGTCCCACCACAACAG GGCCCCAACGGCCATCGGACCACCTCCTTCTCCGTCCTGGACATCCTGGATCCGAACAAGTTCACGAGCAGCCGGCGGCACGCGGGCCACCGCGGTGAGCGCGAGCTGAGCGGGTTTGAAGCGGAGAACCGGAGAGGAGGGACGGAGCCCAGTAAAGGCTGCTATGGAGCGGAGGAGTACCAGAACA AGGACGGGTTTGTCTACAGAGGTCCAGATGAGGATGAGTACCACAGATCTGCCACTCCGGACTCAGATGCCCCAGACGGGCCTTACAGCAGTGAGGAGAGCAGCTCTGCTCTTCCTGCTAACGGGGACAGAGAACTGGGCCAGCACAGCCACTCGGACCCCAGCAGAGACACAAAGAGCCCCAGCGGAGGCCCCCCAGGTCAGATCACCAGCAGCCAGACCAACGGAGGTCAGGGGGCCAAGCCCAAGAGGAAACGCTCAGGCTCAGACTCCAAGTCAGGCAAGCCCCGTAGGGCCCGGACTGCCTTCACCTACGAGCAGCTGGTGGCGCTGGAGAACAAGTTCAAGTCCACGCGTTACCTGTCTGTGTGCGAGCGCCTCAACCTGGCCCTGTCCCTGTCCCTCACTGAGACCCAGGTCAAGATCTGGTTCCAGAACCGCCGGACCAAGTGGAAGAAGCAGAACCCCGGAGCCGACACCTCGGCCCCGACCggagcaggaggagcaggaggtgCTGGTGGAGCAGGAGCCGGAGGGGGCCTGGGGGGCCTTAGCCCCCTCAGCCCATCGCCGCCGGTCAGCGGGCATCTGGCCATGCACGCCAGCTACACGGGCCACCATCACCCCCCCGCGGGGAGCCTGGTCCAGCTGCCCTTCCTCACGGCCAGCCACGTCCTGTCCCCATTCATGCTGGGGACACAGAGTTACGCTGCTCCTGCCTTCTACAGCACTCACCTGTAG